In the Carboxydothermus hydrogenoformans Z-2901 genome, one interval contains:
- the hypB gene encoding hydrogenase nickel incorporation protein HypB codes for MQVQLTTNILKANDAIAALNRKIFNEKNIFVINIISSPGAGKTTLLEKILPKLPPDIKPAVIEGDLTTTKDAERIEKTGVFALQINTLGGCHLDANMINQVLEKLPLDEINLLIIENVGNLVCPAGFDLGEDMKMVILSVTEGNDKPLKYPVIFREAAVSVLNKIDLLNYVDFDLKQYEDDLQAINPDQQRFYVSARTEEGLEPLIMFIAEKVRSKRGGA; via the coding sequence ATGCAGGTTCAACTTACCACCAATATTTTAAAGGCAAACGATGCTATAGCTGCTCTGAACCGAAAAATATTTAACGAAAAAAATATTTTCGTAATTAATATCATTAGTTCTCCCGGAGCCGGGAAAACTACGCTTTTAGAAAAAATTTTGCCGAAACTTCCTCCTGATATAAAACCGGCTGTAATTGAGGGAGATTTGACCACTACCAAAGATGCTGAGAGAATAGAAAAAACCGGCGTTTTTGCTCTGCAAATTAATACCTTAGGTGGATGTCATCTCGATGCCAATATGATAAACCAGGTGTTAGAAAAACTTCCCCTTGACGAGATTAATCTATTAATTATCGAAAATGTGGGAAATCTTGTTTGCCCTGCAGGTTTTGATTTGGGGGAAGATATGAAAATGGTCATATTGAGTGTTACCGAAGGAAATGATAAACCATTGAAATATCCGGTGATTTTTCGGGAAGCGGCAGTTTCGGTACTCAATAAAATTGATCTTTTAAATTACGTTGACTTCGATTTAAAGCAATACGAAGATGACCTTCAAGCTATAAATCCTGACCAGCAACGTTTTTATGTAAGTGCTCGCACGGAAGAAGGGTTAGAACCGTTAATTATGTTTATAGCAGAAAAGGTTCGAAGCAAAAGAGGCGGCGCATAA
- a CDS encoding hydrogenase maturation nickel metallochaperone HypA, translated as MHETALMESVLEILRESAKANGIQKITKVKLKVGELTNALPEALELAFEAAKGDLLAKNAVLEIEQVKAQIFCRNCRKISTIDCFSSYCLHCFSSNVKIIAGDELLIDYYEGE; from the coding sequence ATGCATGAAACTGCTTTAATGGAAAGTGTCTTGGAAATTCTCCGGGAAAGTGCAAAGGCCAATGGCATTCAAAAGATTACCAAAGTCAAGTTAAAAGTTGGGGAGCTAACCAATGCTTTACCGGAAGCTTTAGAGCTTGCCTTTGAGGCGGCCAAAGGGGACCTTCTGGCGAAAAATGCTGTTTTGGAAATTGAACAGGTAAAAGCCCAGATCTTTTGCCGGAATTGTCGGAAAATAAGTACGATAGATTGTTTTTCTTCTTACTGCTTGCACTGCTTTAGTAGTAATGTTAAAATAATAGCTGGAGACGAATTGTTAATCGACTACTATGAGGGGGAATAA
- a CDS encoding HyaD/HybD family hydrogenase maturation endopeptidase: MGKTLVLGIGNSIFKDEGIGVHIVRELAAEYHLEDVEFIDGGTASLDLLDFIEGKDKVIIVDAVQGGGVPGTVYRFKPTDIEINFPLSLSLHQVGLMEVLGMLKFQDPSSLNKIIIYGVEPKEMGWGLDLSPELEAVKEKVKREIIKELSSGY, encoded by the coding sequence TTGGGAAAAACGTTAGTTTTGGGCATAGGTAACAGCATATTTAAAGACGAAGGGATTGGCGTTCACATTGTTAGAGAGTTAGCAGCTGAATACCATTTAGAAGATGTCGAATTTATTGATGGTGGCACCGCTTCTTTAGACCTTCTTGATTTTATCGAGGGTAAGGATAAGGTCATTATAGTCGATGCGGTCCAGGGAGGAGGTGTCCCGGGAACTGTTTACCGCTTCAAGCCTACAGATATTGAGATTAATTTTCCCCTTTCCCTTTCCCTACACCAGGTAGGCTTGATGGAGGTTTTGGGAATGCTTAAGTTTCAGGACCCCTCCTCCTTAAATAAAATCATTATTTATGGTGTTGAGCCAAAAGAAATGGGCTGGGGGTTAGATTTAAGCCCTGAATTGGAAGCGGTGAAAGAAAAAGTAAAAAGAGAAATCATAAAGGAGTTAAGTTCCGGGTATTAA
- the cybH gene encoding Ni/Fe-hydrogenase, b-type cytochrome subunit: protein MARKVLRHPLFIRVTHWVNMIAITSLIISGFYIHNPLKYNFFSTMDAARKLHFYMMYVVMAGLLARVYYAIATKDYQNIWFRFRDLKNFPALLRYYLFLTDEHPNWGKYNPGQKLVYSGWGVLLIIQILTGLALYKPDTFPTLAYLFGGLNVARLIHYLVNWIFVITVAIHLYLDLTEGLGVIKSMITGYVTVDEEETVVTKEQLRQTM from the coding sequence ATGGCCCGGAAGGTGTTGCGCCATCCCCTGTTTATTAGAGTAACCCATTGGGTTAATATGATAGCAATCACTTCATTGATTATCTCAGGCTTTTATATTCACAATCCTTTAAAGTACAACTTCTTTTCAACTATGGATGCAGCAAGAAAGCTTCACTTTTATATGATGTACGTTGTCATGGCTGGATTATTAGCTCGGGTCTATTATGCAATTGCTACCAAAGATTATCAAAATATCTGGTTTAGATTTAGAGACTTAAAAAACTTTCCGGCCCTTTTAAGATATTATCTGTTCTTGACTGATGAACACCCTAACTGGGGGAAGTACAACCCGGGACAAAAGTTAGTTTATTCGGGGTGGGGTGTTTTACTGATTATTCAAATCCTGACTGGACTTGCTTTATATAAACCTGATACCTTTCCAACTTTAGCTTACCTCTTTGGTGGTTTAAACGTTGCCCGGCTTATCCACTATTTAGTAAACTGGATTTTTGTCATAACAGTTGCCATCCATTTGTATCTCGATTTAACCGAAGGTTTGGGGGTTATCAAATCGATGATTACCGGCTATGTTACCGTTGATGAGGAAGAGACAGTGGTAACAAAGGAACAATTAAGGCAAACCATGTAG
- a CDS encoding nickel-dependent hydrogenase large subunit, whose product MAQRIVVDPLNRIEGHLKIEVMVDGGKVVDAKSSGVLYRGIETILVGRDPRDAQQITQRICGVCPTAHATAATFNLDNAFGIQPPKNGRILRNLIFGADHLMDHILHFYHLSALDYVKGPDASPFIPRYEGDYRLPAAVNQKVVEHYIQALDIRKKAHEMAAIFGGKMPHTVGIVPGGSSENVDAQKIINFRSRLKELISFIDNVYIPDVLTIAEYYKDYFDIGRGCQNLMSYGSFPQKEDGSERFFKAGIYINGQEQELNPEKITEHLKYSWFDDANSQKHPREGVTAPKPGKDGAYSWMKAPRYDGHPMEVGPLARMWIAGEKKIRGLGEKAFSVLGRHLARALETSRIAHAMEEWINELEPGKPTHTPFEIPKESEGMGLTEAPRGALGHWIKIKNYKIANYQAVVPTTWNASPRDDNGVLGPIEQALIGTPVRDPENPIEVARVVRAFDPCLACAVHLFTPGQDLGKFKIY is encoded by the coding sequence ATGGCCCAAAGGATAGTAGTTGATCCGCTAAATAGAATTGAAGGACATTTAAAGATTGAAGTAATGGTGGACGGGGGTAAAGTTGTAGATGCCAAAAGTTCGGGAGTCCTTTACCGGGGAATTGAAACTATTTTGGTAGGACGGGATCCACGGGATGCCCAACAAATTACGCAAAGAATTTGCGGGGTTTGTCCTACCGCTCATGCTACTGCTGCCACCTTTAATTTAGACAACGCTTTTGGGATTCAACCCCCAAAAAATGGCCGGATCTTAAGAAATTTAATTTTTGGTGCCGATCATTTAATGGACCACATTTTACATTTTTACCATCTAAGTGCTTTGGATTATGTTAAAGGCCCGGATGCTTCACCGTTTATCCCCCGTTATGAAGGGGATTACCGGTTACCGGCTGCGGTTAATCAAAAAGTGGTGGAACATTATATTCAAGCTCTTGATATACGGAAAAAAGCTCATGAAATGGCAGCGATCTTTGGTGGGAAAATGCCCCATACGGTGGGGATTGTACCCGGAGGGTCTTCGGAGAATGTTGATGCTCAAAAAATTATCAATTTTCGCTCCCGCTTAAAAGAACTTATTTCTTTTATTGATAATGTATATATACCTGATGTTTTAACAATTGCCGAATATTATAAAGATTATTTTGACATTGGGAGGGGCTGCCAAAATCTTATGAGTTATGGTAGTTTCCCCCAAAAAGAAGATGGCAGCGAAAGATTTTTTAAAGCGGGTATTTATATAAATGGACAAGAACAAGAACTGAATCCCGAAAAGATTACCGAACATTTAAAATATTCCTGGTTTGATGATGCCAATTCCCAGAAGCACCCCAGGGAAGGAGTTACAGCGCCCAAACCGGGTAAAGATGGAGCCTATTCCTGGATGAAAGCTCCGCGTTATGATGGTCATCCGATGGAAGTAGGACCGCTGGCGAGAATGTGGATAGCCGGGGAAAAGAAGATTCGCGGACTGGGTGAAAAAGCTTTTTCCGTTTTAGGACGTCATCTGGCTCGTGCCTTGGAAACTTCGCGAATAGCTCATGCGATGGAGGAATGGATTAATGAGCTTGAACCGGGTAAACCAACCCACACTCCCTTTGAAATTCCCAAGGAGAGTGAAGGGATGGGGCTTACGGAGGCTCCCCGGGGGGCATTGGGGCATTGGATTAAAATTAAAAATTACAAAATTGCCAATTACCAGGCGGTGGTGCCAACTACCTGGAATGCTTCTCCCCGGGACGATAACGGGGTATTGGGGCCAATAGAACAAGCCTTAATCGGGACACCGGTAAGGGATCCGGAAAATCCAATAGAAGTGGCTCGGGTAGTTCGGGCTTTTGACCCGTGCCTTGCCTGTGCCGTTCACCTGTTTACCCCGGGTCAGGATTTAGGCAAGTTCAAAATTTATTAG
- a CDS encoding hydrogenase small subunit, translated as MNKISRREFLKFASFTAATLGLSQSVPEVAYALENAAKGQPPVIWIQGASCTGCSVSLLNSVHPDIKEILLEIINLKFHPNISAATGHVAVEAFLGEAEKNKGKFFLVVEGAVPTKDNGVYCSIGEKDGRELYFSEVVKELGEKAKAVIAIGTCAAFGGIPAADPNPTGCVPVTEVIDPKKVLNIPGCPPHPDWFVGSLAHVLLYNELPKTDKFGRPKMFYEGIIHDNCPRRQYFDNSIFAKDFSEPGCLLLLGCKGPVTHSDCPTRLWNGGVNWCIKAGHPCIGCTEPGFPDKTGPIYEKMPEIKLPGISASADTFGEVVGAATAIGLGAHLIGNIATGRLGGHKKKKKEGEE; from the coding sequence TTGAACAAGATATCCAGAAGGGAATTTTTAAAGTTTGCGTCGTTTACCGCTGCGACCCTTGGGTTGTCCCAGAGTGTTCCGGAAGTTGCATATGCCCTGGAAAATGCCGCTAAGGGTCAGCCGCCAGTTATTTGGATTCAGGGAGCTTCCTGTACAGGATGTTCGGTTTCCCTGTTAAACTCCGTCCATCCGGATATTAAGGAAATTCTTTTAGAGATTATTAACTTAAAATTCCATCCCAATATAAGCGCTGCTACTGGACATGTCGCTGTTGAAGCTTTTTTAGGTGAAGCGGAGAAAAATAAAGGTAAATTCTTTTTGGTGGTCGAAGGTGCAGTACCAACAAAAGATAACGGGGTTTACTGCTCAATTGGTGAAAAAGACGGTCGGGAACTTTATTTTAGCGAAGTGGTAAAAGAACTGGGGGAAAAGGCCAAAGCGGTTATTGCAATTGGTACATGTGCTGCTTTTGGTGGTATTCCGGCAGCTGACCCCAATCCCACCGGATGTGTTCCAGTAACGGAGGTAATTGATCCCAAGAAAGTACTGAATATCCCGGGTTGTCCACCACATCCTGACTGGTTTGTTGGAAGTTTGGCGCATGTGCTTTTGTACAATGAACTTCCGAAAACCGATAAATTTGGTCGGCCCAAGATGTTTTACGAAGGTATAATTCACGACAACTGCCCACGACGCCAGTATTTTGACAACAGTATTTTTGCCAAGGATTTTAGCGAGCCGGGATGTTTACTTCTTTTAGGCTGTAAGGGACCTGTAACCCATTCTGATTGTCCTACAAGGCTTTGGAACGGTGGGGTAAATTGGTGTATAAAAGCAGGTCACCCGTGTATCGGTTGTACTGAACCGGGATTTCCGGATAAGACCGGTCCGATTTACGAAAAAATGCCGGAAATTAAATTACCGGGGATTTCCGCTTCGGCGGATACCTTTGGTGAAGTGGTTGGAGCGGCTACAGCCATCGGGCTTGGTGCTCATTTAATTGGCAATATTGCTACCGGCCGCTTGGGTGGACATAAGAAAAAGAAAAAGGAAGGTGAAGAGTAA
- a CDS encoding sigma-54-dependent Fis family transcriptional regulator, which produces MRRLQIVTTDKEKCKACYACVRNCPVKAIKIEEQKAEVLEERCIACGNCVRVCSQGAKKIYSFKEVVLEKIKNGGKVIALLAPSYPVSFYPLKPGEVHGKLKAFGFTRVEEVTAGVEIILPEYGKYLKETQDYVISSACPAIVSLIEKHYPTLVNHLAPIKSPMEALAKYIKMEEPDAFLVFIGPCIAKKNEALNFRENYVDAVLTFKEIKELLKGVNGGDTYEYPRNFTQSFPIPGGLILSLKQRGYEIESQRSISVEGKEQIIETLESLTNNRTSGVLFYDLLFCRGCIDGPEIDSELTYIERRQYLLELSKGNKTILSKKPAGTFRVRYTVKARKLPLPTEEEIREILAYTDKFTPEDELNCGACGYNSCREKAIAVYQGLAEIDMCLPFLLKKTRGEAEFYRNKYEMENRKKYYLDGITGQTEKIIEVKKLIEKAAMSDGNVLIQGESGVGKEIAARTIHYLSERADKPFVAINCAAIPENLLESELFGYEEGAFTGAKRGGKAGKIEQADGGTLFLDEIGDMPLSMQVKLLRFIQNREFERIGSNTPRKVDIRIIAATNQPLAKLVKEGRFRMDLYYRLNVFNINIPPLRERRDDIPLLVNRFMNEFCERRKMAPKIVTSEAMNILMNYSWPGNIRELQNVIERAYYLAEGNLIKPEHLPAQLTSKALSGERITKITTFKEAVAEVEKKLIIEGLKATNYNKLACAKLLGIPRATLYQKIKEYGIEA; this is translated from the coding sequence GTGCGTAGATTGCAAATTGTAACAACCGATAAGGAAAAATGCAAAGCTTGCTATGCTTGTGTTAGAAACTGTCCGGTTAAAGCAATAAAAATTGAAGAGCAAAAAGCGGAAGTGTTAGAGGAGAGATGTATTGCTTGCGGCAATTGCGTTCGGGTTTGCAGTCAGGGGGCAAAAAAAATTTATTCGTTTAAAGAAGTTGTTTTAGAAAAAATAAAAAACGGTGGCAAAGTAATAGCGCTTTTGGCCCCTTCCTACCCGGTGTCTTTTTATCCGTTAAAACCCGGGGAGGTCCACGGTAAGTTAAAAGCTTTTGGTTTTACCAGAGTGGAGGAAGTAACCGCTGGAGTTGAAATAATTTTACCGGAGTACGGAAAATATTTGAAGGAAACGCAGGATTATGTTATTAGTTCTGCCTGTCCTGCTATTGTATCCTTAATTGAAAAACATTATCCAACTTTGGTAAATCACTTGGCTCCTATAAAATCACCTATGGAAGCATTAGCAAAGTATATAAAAATGGAGGAACCGGATGCGTTTTTGGTTTTTATAGGTCCCTGTATTGCTAAGAAAAATGAGGCATTAAATTTTAGAGAAAATTATGTGGATGCGGTTTTAACCTTTAAAGAAATTAAGGAATTGTTAAAAGGTGTTAATGGTGGGGATACTTACGAGTATCCGCGAAACTTTACTCAGTCCTTTCCAATACCTGGAGGTTTAATTTTGTCCTTAAAGCAACGAGGTTATGAAATTGAAAGCCAGCGGAGTATTTCAGTGGAAGGAAAGGAACAAATAATCGAGACTTTAGAAAGCCTTACAAATAATAGAACGTCGGGAGTATTGTTTTACGATTTATTATTTTGCAGAGGATGTATCGATGGGCCGGAAATAGATAGTGAATTAACGTATATCGAAAGGCGACAGTATTTATTAGAATTAAGTAAAGGAAATAAAACAATTTTGTCCAAGAAACCTGCTGGAACCTTTAGAGTAAGGTATACGGTAAAAGCCAGAAAACTACCGTTGCCCACCGAAGAAGAAATAAGAGAGATCTTGGCTTATACCGATAAATTTACCCCCGAAGATGAATTAAATTGTGGAGCTTGCGGATATAATTCTTGTCGGGAAAAGGCGATAGCTGTATATCAGGGACTTGCGGAAATTGATATGTGCCTTCCTTTTTTATTAAAGAAAACCCGGGGTGAAGCGGAGTTTTATCGTAATAAATACGAAATGGAAAATCGCAAAAAATACTATTTGGATGGTATTACCGGCCAGACTGAAAAAATAATTGAAGTAAAAAAATTAATTGAAAAAGCGGCCATGTCCGATGGTAATGTGCTTATTCAAGGAGAAAGTGGAGTTGGTAAGGAAATTGCGGCCCGGACTATCCATTATTTAAGTGAGAGGGCGGACAAGCCGTTTGTAGCCATAAATTGTGCTGCAATACCGGAAAACTTACTTGAATCGGAGCTTTTTGGCTACGAAGAAGGGGCTTTTACCGGTGCTAAAAGAGGAGGTAAGGCGGGAAAAATAGAACAGGCTGATGGGGGAACATTATTTCTCGATGAGATAGGCGATATGCCACTAAGTATGCAGGTTAAACTTTTACGTTTTATTCAAAATCGTGAATTTGAACGGATTGGTAGTAACACGCCGAGAAAGGTGGACATAAGAATTATTGCTGCTACCAATCAACCGCTTGCTAAATTGGTAAAAGAAGGCCGGTTCCGGATGGATCTTTATTACCGTTTAAATGTTTTTAACATAAATATTCCGCCTTTACGCGAACGCCGGGATGATATCCCGCTGTTAGTTAATAGATTTATGAACGAGTTTTGTGAGCGAAGAAAAATGGCTCCCAAAATTGTAACGAGCGAAGCAATGAATATCTTAATGAATTATTCGTGGCCGGGAAACATTCGCGAGTTGCAAAACGTTATTGAACGTGCTTATTACCTGGCTGAAGGCAATTTAATAAAACCTGAGCACCTTCCTGCTCAGTTAACCTCCAAAGCGCTGTCGGGGGAGAGAATTACAAAAATTACAACTTTCAAGGAGGCAGTAGCGGAAGTTGAGAAAAAACTTATAATTGAGGGTTTAAAAGCTACTAACTATAATAAATTAGCCTGTGCCAAACTTCTGGGTATTCCCCGGGCTACTTTGTATCAAAAAATCAAGGAGTATGGAATTGAAGCTTAA
- the hydF gene encoding [FeFe] hydrogenase H-cluster maturation GTPase HydF: MENSLRLFRKTIGIFGRCNAGKSTLLNNIIGEERAITSSIPGTTTDPNRRAFELLPYGPVEFIDTPGLDDTSVLGEIRKAKTREVLATCSVVILVGNTGFKPEDWELQFIEENQTTKKIIGIINMVESKTENLEAWKKFFEKFNIPYLLHDCKNGASSAVRNFLVQNLQEKVQKTVVADLVPKGKSVVLVIPIDAGAPKGRLIQPQMLVLRELLDYHIIAHVVQPESLKELFLNLKEEPGLVITDSQAFAQVREQLPDKIPLTSFSILMARFRGELAFFLEGIQHMKRLEEGAKIGIFEACVHHVQKNDIGSEKIPAILKKLTGLNFNYTFYKGREFKINGDLDLAIHCGGCMLTQEEMEKRIEFFKEKGIKIINYGMLFAYDAGILERALKPLGGA, from the coding sequence ATGGAAAATTCATTACGACTGTTTCGGAAAACGATTGGTATTTTTGGACGGTGTAATGCTGGAAAATCAACATTGTTAAACAATATTATCGGTGAGGAAAGAGCCATAACCTCTTCAATTCCTGGTACTACCACCGATCCTAACCGTAGAGCTTTTGAACTTTTACCTTATGGTCCGGTTGAATTTATCGATACACCAGGATTGGACGATACTTCCGTTTTGGGAGAAATAAGAAAGGCTAAAACCCGAGAAGTTTTAGCTACTTGTAGTGTCGTTATTTTGGTTGGTAATACAGGATTTAAGCCGGAGGATTGGGAATTACAGTTTATTGAAGAAAATCAAACCACGAAAAAGATAATTGGGATTATTAATATGGTTGAAAGCAAAACGGAAAACTTAGAAGCTTGGAAAAAGTTTTTTGAAAAATTTAATATTCCCTATTTACTTCATGATTGTAAAAATGGTGCAAGTTCTGCGGTGCGTAATTTTTTAGTTCAAAATCTTCAGGAAAAAGTTCAAAAAACAGTGGTAGCAGACTTAGTACCTAAGGGAAAATCCGTTGTCTTAGTGATACCAATCGATGCTGGAGCCCCTAAAGGTAGGCTAATTCAACCCCAAATGCTTGTGTTAAGAGAACTCTTAGATTATCATATTATAGCGCATGTGGTTCAACCGGAAAGCCTAAAAGAGCTATTTTTAAACCTTAAAGAGGAACCTGGCTTAGTTATTACTGATTCTCAAGCCTTTGCTCAGGTTCGGGAACAGCTTCCGGATAAGATTCCTTTAACATCTTTTTCAATACTTATGGCGAGATTTCGCGGCGAACTTGCCTTTTTTTTGGAAGGAATACAGCATATGAAGCGTTTAGAAGAGGGTGCAAAGATTGGAATTTTTGAAGCCTGTGTTCACCACGTTCAGAAAAATGATATTGGTTCGGAGAAAATACCAGCAATTTTAAAAAAACTTACCGGGTTAAATTTTAATTATACGTTTTACAAAGGAAGAGAGTTTAAAATTAACGGTGATTTGGATTTGGCAATTCACTGTGGAGGATGTATGTTAACCCAGGAAGAAATGGAAAAACGAATTGAGTTTTTTAAAGAAAAGGGTATTAAAATAATTAATTACGGAATGCTTTTTGCTTACGATGCAGGAATTTTAGAACGGGCCCTAAAACCTTTAGGGGGTGCGTAG
- the hydG gene encoding [FeFe] hydrogenase H-cluster radical SAM maturase HydG: MTQEIITLVQRTYEIVNKVNRNPKEEISQIIQKLQKGERLSLIEAGIAFANDTEELDQILFWQARKVKEEIYGKRIVLFAPLYLSNICINNCSYCSFRRENKELSRVRLSLEEAVDEAKAIREMGHTRILLVMGEEPEDKTLSYLEEIIPAIYSEVDIRRINVNIAPLTLKGYERLKKLKIGTYQLFQESYNPEVYREVHLDGPKTNFLWRLNAVERAIEAGIDDIGIGALFGLGDPLFELLGVIAHADYLKKKFGIGPHTVSVPRLKPALNSVFSNDYKISDHKFKKIVALLRIMLPYTGIILSTREPQHLRDELVELGVSQMSAASRTGPGEYRGKKGEEERQQFLLSDHRSLAEIVEVLIDKGFLPSFCTACYRKRRTGKTFMGLADRGQIKDFCTPDALFSFVEYLYEIRDKHPELYKKGNGYLLQVVKDLPNFENIGRAIEYILKGEKDVFI; this comes from the coding sequence ATGACTCAGGAAATTATCACGTTAGTGCAAAGAACTTATGAAATTGTAAATAAAGTTAACCGGAATCCCAAGGAGGAGATTTCCCAAATAATTCAAAAATTGCAAAAGGGAGAGCGCCTAAGCCTGATTGAAGCGGGCATAGCTTTTGCCAATGACACTGAAGAGTTAGATCAAATTTTATTTTGGCAGGCCCGGAAGGTAAAAGAAGAGATTTACGGTAAAAGAATTGTTTTATTTGCACCTCTTTATTTAAGCAATATTTGCATTAATAACTGCAGTTACTGCAGTTTTCGTCGGGAAAATAAGGAATTATCTCGTGTTCGCCTGTCATTGGAAGAGGCTGTGGATGAGGCTAAAGCTATCCGGGAGATGGGACATACGCGCATCCTGTTAGTTATGGGAGAGGAACCGGAAGATAAAACCTTATCTTATTTAGAGGAAATAATTCCTGCCATCTATTCCGAGGTAGATATTCGGAGAATAAATGTAAATATAGCTCCTCTTACCCTTAAGGGGTATGAGCGCTTAAAAAAACTAAAAATTGGAACGTACCAGCTGTTTCAGGAAAGCTATAATCCGGAAGTTTACCGCGAAGTCCATCTGGATGGTCCGAAAACAAACTTTCTCTGGAGGCTTAACGCTGTTGAGCGGGCGATCGAAGCGGGAATTGATGATATAGGAATTGGAGCGTTATTTGGGCTTGGAGATCCGCTTTTTGAATTACTTGGAGTTATTGCTCATGCCGATTATCTAAAGAAAAAATTTGGAATTGGACCTCATACAGTTTCGGTTCCGCGTTTAAAGCCTGCACTGAATTCGGTATTTTCTAATGACTATAAGATAAGTGACCACAAATTTAAAAAGATAGTCGCTCTACTTAGAATAATGCTGCCTTACACCGGCATAATTCTATCTACCCGGGAACCGCAGCATTTACGGGATGAATTAGTAGAACTTGGTGTTTCCCAAATGAGTGCTGCGTCCCGAACCGGTCCGGGAGAATACCGGGGAAAAAAAGGCGAAGAAGAAAGACAGCAATTTTTACTTTCGGATCATCGCTCCTTAGCAGAAATTGTCGAGGTTTTAATTGATAAAGGGTTCCTTCCCAGTTTTTGTACAGCCTGCTATCGCAAACGAAGAACAGGAAAAACATTTATGGGATTGGCTGACCGGGGGCAGATCAAAGATTTTTGTACTCCCGATGCGCTTTTTTCGTTTGTGGAATATCTTTATGAGATAAGAGACAAGCATCCTGAACTATATAAAAAAGGTAATGGATATTTGTTGCAGGTGGTAAAGGACTTACCCAACTTTGAAAACATAGGGCGGGCTATTGAGTACATTTTAAAGGGCGAAAAAGATGTATTTATATAG
- the deoC gene encoding deoxyribose-phosphate aldolase: MVSSTKIAQMIDHTLLKATATYADIEKLCQEAKEFNFKSVCVNPAFVPFASQLLKDSEIKVCTVIGFPLGATSTAVKAYEASWAVENGALEVDMVINIGALKAGRYEEVLEDIKEVVSAAKGKNPTVVVKVIIETCYLTDEEKIKACELAVEAGADFVKTSTGFGTGGATVEDVRLMKRTVGEKAEVKASGGIRSFADAIKMIEAGATRLGTSSGVSIMQGLVSGEDY, translated from the coding sequence ATGGTAAGTTCTACTAAAATTGCGCAAATGATTGACCATACCCTATTAAAAGCAACGGCAACTTATGCCGATATTGAAAAATTATGTCAAGAAGCTAAAGAGTTTAATTTTAAGAGTGTCTGCGTTAATCCTGCTTTTGTACCGTTTGCATCCCAATTATTAAAAGACTCTGAAATTAAAGTTTGTACTGTAATTGGCTTTCCGCTGGGGGCAACCAGCACGGCGGTAAAGGCCTATGAAGCTTCCTGGGCCGTTGAAAATGGAGCATTGGAAGTTGATATGGTAATTAATATTGGTGCCTTAAAAGCGGGAAGGTACGAAGAAGTTTTAGAGGACATAAAAGAGGTAGTAAGTGCGGCAAAGGGAAAAAATCCCACCGTTGTGGTTAAGGTCATTATCGAAACCTGTTACCTAACCGATGAAGAAAAAATTAAAGCTTGTGAATTGGCTGTTGAAGCGGGAGCAGATTTTGTAAAGACTTCAACGGGGTTTGGAACCGGAGGGGCAACCGTTGAAGATGTTCGTTTAATGAAACGGACTGTCGGCGAAAAAGCAGAAGTTAAGGCTTCCGGGGGAATACGGTCCTTTGCTGATGCCATTAAAATGATCGAAGCCGGGGCAACGAGACTGGGGACCAGTTCCGGTGTATCAATAATGCAGGGGTTGGTTAGCGGCGAAGATTATTGA
- a CDS encoding cytidine deaminase yields the protein MSDLKNLLYEKAKEARENAYVPYSGFKVGAAVLGESGKIYQGANIENASYGLTICAERVAITKAISEGEKKLKAILVVGDTPGPISPCGACRQFMAEFKIETIYLANLAGDIKEFTLEQILPYYFTLEKEEN from the coding sequence ATGTCTGATTTAAAAAACCTATTGTATGAAAAAGCCAAAGAAGCCAGAGAAAACGCTTATGTTCCTTATTCGGGGTTTAAAGTTGGTGCTGCAGTATTAGGAGAGTCGGGAAAAATTTATCAAGGGGCTAATATAGAAAATGCTTCTTACGGGCTAACTATATGTGCCGAAAGGGTAGCTATAACAAAAGCAATAAGTGAAGGTGAGAAAAAGTTAAAAGCCATTCTGGTAGTAGGGGACACACCAGGACCTATCTCGCCCTGCGGTGCTTGCCGTCAATTCATGGCCGAATTTAAGATTGAAACAATTTACTTAGCTAATCTGGCGGGGGACATAAAAGAATTTACTTTAGAGCAAATTTTACCTTATTACTTTACCTTAGAGAAGGAGGAAAATTAA